CGGCAAACATGTTATTCTGGTCGATGCCCATAATCTGCACGTTCTGGGCGCGCAGCTGCCGGGCCAGGGCCGCTTCCTCGGTCCAGCTGAAAAACGACAGGGCAAAGGGATGCTGCTGCTGAAAGGCCCGGTGGGTGGCGGGCTGGTCGATGACGCGGGTCAGGTCCTGGGCTTCGGTGGGGCTGATTTCGGCGGCAAATACCTTGGGCTGCAGGACCTGGGCCAGGGCGGCGGTAAACTGCGGAATCTGGGCCGTGCCGTGAGCCTCGCCCACGGCTACAAACTGACTTTGGGCCACTTCCTGCCGGAGCTTGTCCCAGCCGGTGCCCGCAAACTGCCGACCGGTTTGCAGCATGGGCAGTTGGTTTTTCTGAATCAGGCGGGTCAGGGTGCTGTCCTGGGCCAGGGCGGCAGCGGAGGTCAGCAGGGTGGCAGAGGCAGTCAGGGCGAAGGTGCGCAGCCAGGAGCAGGAGAGGAGCATGGGGCAGTTTCTTTAGTTGGGGGTTGAATCTGGGTCAAAGAAATTGCGCAGCTTTAAGGCCTGGAATTCTATTCGACCAACGTATGGCCCCACACCACCAAAGCACGAAGTGGTCTGCCTTTTTTCATGACTGAGCTGCTCCACCGCCTGGCCCGGCGCGGGCAGCAGCTCAGCCCCCGCGCCAGTGCCCTCCTGCTCCAGCTGCTGCTGTGGGGGTTGCTCACCGGCTTCTACATTCTGTGGAACAGCCGCCCCAACTACCATTTCGCCGGTCCCATCTGGCCACTGATTCTGATGGAGCTCGGCTTTGCCGTCGTGCTCTTCAATAGCCTGGTGTATCTTATTATTCCGCGCTGGCTGCTGCAAGGCCGGGTGTGGCCGGCCCTGGCCGGGGCCCTGGCCCTGATGTATGGCTACCGCCTCTGGATGTACGCCGGCTCCCGCCTGGCCGAAACCTACGTGGCCCTCGACCCGGTTCTGCGCCGCACCCTGCACGGGTACTACGTCGAGAACCTGAGGACCAACCTGGTCAGCCCCATGGGCATGCTGGCCTCTTTCGCGGGCATGCTGGCCCCCATGCTTTTTCCGCTGATCATCAGCTTTCTGGCGTACGCCCTGGTGGTCGACCGGCGGCGCCTGGCCCTGGAACGCGACAATCTGCGACTCGAACGCAGCTACCTCAAGGCCCAGATCAATCCGCAGTTTTTGTTTAACACCCTGGGCAGCCTCAACGCCATGACCCAGGCCCGCGACGAGCGGGCCGGCGACGTCGTGCTGCACCTGGCTGACTTAATGCGCTACACGCTCTACGAAACCGAGGCCGAGCGGGTGCCCCTAAGCCGGG
Above is a genomic segment from Hymenobacter cellulosivorans containing:
- a CDS encoding sensor histidine kinase, with protein sequence MTELLHRLARRGQQLSPRASALLLQLLLWGLLTGFYILWNSRPNYHFAGPIWPLILMELGFAVVLFNSLVYLIIPRWLLQGRVWPALAGALALMYGYRLWMYAGSRLAETYVALDPVLRRTLHGYYVENLRTNLVSPMGMLASFAGMLAPMLFPLIISFLAYALVVDRRRLALERDNLRLERSYLKAQINPQFLFNTLGSLNAMTQARDERAGDVVLHLADLMRYTLYETEAERVPLSRELEFLDDYLALERLRSPATTVIEHEVSGTATTELIAPLLLHPFLERLFAGLEAAPAGPVAFRSQLRVSSHTLTLDLRRTAEQPWPQPYATDAALLAARRRLELQYPGQHTLELTETPRQVHVLLTIQLA